TTAAGGCTTNNNNNNNNNNNNNNNNNNNNNNNNNNNNNNNNNNNNNNNNNNNNNNNNNNNNNNNNNNNNNNNNNNNNNNNNNNNNNNNNNNNNNNNNNNNNNNNNNNNNAGGAAAAACACATAGACCAAGCCATTGAGATACTAAGGCATATTCTTTAAGGCTTTGGTTTATATTTATAATCATGGACTTCCCCGAGCTTTTAGTGATACTTGCGGTAGCCTTCATCTTCTTGGGTCCCGAGAAGATGGTGGAAGTGGCTACCAAGTTAGGCGAGTTTCTACGAAAGGTTAGAGAAACTTGGGATGAGCTTAGATACCAGCTATACATGGAAAGTATAAACAAGAAGATAATGGAGGAGAGCAAGGATACGACCCCTCCTGAAGATGAAAGTGTTTACGATTTGATAGAAAAGGAAAAGCGTGAGGAGGTAAAAGAGGATAATGGAACAACACGAACTTCCCAAGATGCCTCTGACGGAGCATCTGAGGGAGCTAAGAAGCAGGCTGATTAAGTCCATAGTAGCCTTCTTCATAGGCACAGGCATTGCCTTCTACTTTGCAAGCCAGATATTTGAAATCCTCAAAGAACCAGTAAGAAGGTCATACCCACAGGTAGAGCTTATAACCCTATCTCCCACAGAGCCTCTTTTTATACTTTTGAAGATATCCATAGTCTTTGGTTTTATCCTTTCTTCGCCTTTTATACTTTTCCAACTTTGGAAGTTCGTAGAGCCTGCCCTCTATCCCAACGAAAAAAAACTTGTCCTTCCACTTACCCTTGTATCCATAATTTTATTCCTTCTTGGCGGAGCTTTCTCTTACTTTGTAGCCCTGCCTATGGCTTTGAAGTTTTTGCTCGGCATAGGTCTTTCTCAACTTCAGGCAACCCCCTTTCTTTCTGTGAACCTGTATATATCCTTTCTTCTCAAGATGATAATAGGCTTTGGCATAGCCTTTGAACTTCCTGTTGTTATCTTTCTTTTACAGAGAGCAGGTATAGTTAGCGAGAGCCAGCTAAAGGCTTTTAGGAAGTATTTCATAGTGCTTGCCTTTGTGGTAGGTGCTCTTATTGCTCCTGACGTTACCACACAGGTTTTGATGGCTATTCCCCTTATAATTCTCTATGAGCTCTCTCTTATAGCTGGCAAACTTGGCAGGCGCAAACAGAAGGAAACTTCCATAGAGGTGGCACAAGAATGAGAGTGCTTATCACCGGTGCAACGGGTTTTGTGGGGAGATATATAGTCAAGGAGCTCCTAAGAGAGGGCTATACAGTAGGCTCTATTGTCAGAGATGTGAGTAAGCTGGAGAAACTCTTTGGCGATGCGGTAAAGCCTTACAAAGCAGACCTTGAGGACAAAAAGGCACTCAAAGGGGTCTTTGAAGACTTTAAACCAGACTACCTTATACACCTCGTGGGTATACTGGTAGAGGACAAGAGGAAAAAGCAAACCTTTATGAGGGTTCACTACCTTTACTCAAAGGTTCTTTATGAAGTTGCCAAAGACTACGGAAGGCTAAAGAGAGTCCTTCATATGAGCTCTCTTGGGACTCACAAGGATGCTCCCTCCATGTATCATCGCACCAAGTTTATGGCGGAAGAGGAGCTAAAAAGGTCTGGGCTAAGCTATACCATAATGAGACCCTCTCTCATACTCGGTCCTGAGCAAAAGCTCTTTTATGACCTATGGAGCATTACCAAGTTTTTGAGGCTTTTTGCCCTGCCCGGTGGCGGTGGCTATCTCTTTCAGCCTGTGGATGTTAGAGATGTTGCTTGTGCCTTTGTGAAGGCTCTTATCTTAGAAGAGAGCGAGGGTAAAACCTACGAGCTATGCGGAAACAGGAGGGTGAGCTTTAGGGAGCTTTTGGAGGACATTTTTGACTACTGGAAAAGGAAGGTCTTGCTCCTACCTGTGCCAAAAAGCCTTATGTATGTAGGTGGTTTGGTGGTAGAAAGGGTTCTTCAGCCACCACCCTTTAGCTCAGACCAGATGCTTATGATGTGGAGGGATAATATATGTGGTCTTGACCCTGAGGTGGAAAAGGAAGGTGTAGAAAAGCTCTGTGGAAGAGAGCCAATCTCTTACGAAGAATCTCTAAGGTGGAGTTTGGAAGAGTTTAGGAGGAAGATAAATGCTTGACCTTTCTGTGGAGCTTTTTGGCGTAAGGTTTAAAAACCCCGTTTGGGTGGCATCGGGAACTTTTGGCTATGGGCTTGAGGCTATGGAGATATACGACATATCAAGGCTTGGTGCGGTGGTTACAAAGGGTATATCTCTAAAGCCTCGCGAAGGCAACGCACCAGAGCGTATTGCGGAAACTCCCTGCGGGATGTTAAACTCCATAGGACTTCAAAACCCGGGAGTGGAAGGCTTTTTGAAAAAGATATACCCAAACCTTGAGAAGATAGACACCCACTTTATAGCCAATGTCTTTGGAGAAACAGAAGAGGAGTATGTGGAGGTATGCCTTGCACTTGAAGATGCCAAGAAGGTGGTAGCCTATGAGCTCAACGTGTCTTGTCCTAATGTGAAAAAGGGAGGTATGCTCTTTGGACATGACCCTGTAGTGCTTTCAAGGCTTGTGGAAAGGGTAAAAGCCAAGGTAAAAAAGCCAGTGCTTGTAAAACTCTCACCCAATACAGGAGATATAAAGGGCTTTGCCAAGGTTTGCACAGATGCGGGTGCGGATGGGCTTGTTCTCATAAACACCCTTCTTGGTATGAAAATAGACACAAAAAGCCAAAGACCTGAACTCTCTACACTTATGGGAGGTCTCTCTGGTCCTGCCATACTTCCCATAGCGGTAAGAATGGTCTGGGAGGTTTTTTCAGAGCTTGGACACTCTATTCCTATAATAGGTGTTGGTGGCATATACGACACGGATTCCGCTTTGCAACATATCCTTGCAGGTGCGGTATGCATTCAAGTGGGAACCGCTAACTTCTTTGACCCCTATGCACCCCTTAAGGTCATAGAAGGCATAGAAAACTACATGAGAGAGAGGTCTATAGAAAAGTTTACCGACCTTGTGGGCAGGGCTCATCGCCTTGTGGTGCGTGCCTAATGCAAAGATAGCCTTTTACTATCATTTACAGCCAAACTTTTCCCTTAACCTTTTTTCCACATAAGGATGCACCAAGCCTTTTAGGCATCCGCAGTAGCTTGCTATATCCCTTACTATGGTGGAACTTATGTGTATGTAGTCTTGCGATGGCATCATAAAAACTGTTTCTACCTTCGCCAATTTATAGTTATTTAGAGCAATCTGAAGTTCATACTCAAAGTCCGTAAAGAGCCTCACACCGCGCACTATAACCTCAAGGTTTTCTCTTTTCATAAAATCCACCAGTAGCCCATCAAAACCACGCACTTCCACAGCCTCTATATCCTCTACCATTTTTGAAAACATGTCCACTCTCTCTTCCATGCTAAAGAGGAGGTTCTTTCTGGGGTTTCTTGCTACCGCTATCACAAGACGGTCAAATATTCTAACCGCTCTTTTTACTATGTCTAAATGTCCTAAGTGGGGCGGGTCAAAGGTGCCGGGATAAACCGCTCTTTTCATTCTTCCTTCCTCCATATGGATAGGGCGGTATCGCCGTATATTTTTTTCTTTTCCGCAGAAAAATCCAACTTTTTTGAGTGTTCAAGTATAAAAGTTCCTCCCTTATTAAGACTTTTCAAAGCCAGTTCAATTAGCTTATCGTAGAATTCATAATCATATGGAGGGTCTGCGAAAATTACGTCTGCTCTTATATTTGCCCTTTCCAAAAATCTGAGTGCGTCCTCAACGACCACCTTACCCTTGGTTTTCTGCCTTATCTTTTCTGCAAACTTTGGGTTCTTTTCCACAAAAATAACCTCTGCACCCCTCTCTTCTGCAAACATGCCTATCTGACCAGTTCCAGCGAAAAGGTCAAGAAACAGCATCCCTTCTATGTCTCCTAACATATTAAACACCGCTTGCTTGACAAGGTTAGAAGTGGGTCTAAGTTTTTGCTTTCCACTTGCTTTTTTCACAAAAAGTATTATAATTTAGGTTTCTGTTTTTAAGGAGGTTTTGTCATGAGACAGTTTAAACTGCTACAGAAACTTGACAAGGAGGAGTGCAAATGGTCAAAGCCCTCGGACTGCATATCTTAGCAGACCTGTATGGGGTCCACCCTGACCTTATTGACAGGGTGGAGGATGTGCGTCAGCTCCTTGAGAGCGCAGTCAAGGTAGCAGACCTCACCAAGATATCTTCCCACTACTACCAGTTCCAGCCCCACGGTGCCACTGGTGTGGTGCTTTTGGCGGAATCCCACATTTCCATTCACACATGGCCAGAGCATGGTCTTGCTACCGTTGACGTCTATACCTGCGGAGACCCCACGAAGGCTTACAAGGCAATGGACTACATCATTGCCACTCTTGAGCCTGCAAGGGTTGATAAGCAGGTGCATGAACGAGGTTTGGTTGGTCAGTCCGAGGCGGACCAATTGCGAAGTATTTTGCTAAAGGTTTAAAAGTCTTTTTATAAATTTTCGGAGAGGGTCCTTGTGGCTCTCTCCCTCATAGACTAAAAAAGGCTTGATTTTTATAACCATCTATAGAAAATATCTCAAACACACCCACAAGGCAAACAGTGTTCCCACAAGCACGGGGAAGGTTAGGACAAAGCCTACCTTAGTGTAATACCACCAGCCTATGCGTATGCCTTTTTTATCCAAAACATGTAGCCACAGGAGGGTTGCCAAAGAGCCAATGGGTGTGAGCTTGGGTCCTATGTTTGTTCCCACAAGGTTTGCAAGGGCGAGAAACTCAGCCATTTTTGGCTCAAGCCCAGCCTCGCCTATTGATATGTTTACTGTCATTACCGTTGGTAAGTTATTCATCAAGGCGGAAAGAAGTGCGGAGGTTATACCCACACCCATTATGGCGGTGAGCTCTCCGTAGCTTAGAAACTTATGGATAAGCCCTGTAAGGCTGTCTGTATATCCTGCTCTTTTTAGAGAATAAACCACCGCATATACATACCAATGGAGAAAAAGACAATGTTCCATGGTGCAAAAAGGAAAACCTCTTTTAGGTTAACTACCCTATTTTTCAAAGTGGCAAGAGCCAGCAAAAAGGCACACAAGCCAAGCACAAAAGAGACAGGAATTTTAAGGTTCAAAAGCTCAAGCAATAGAAAAGTAGAGCCAAGCAGGGCTATTAGCAGGAAGCCAACCTTAAAAACAAGCCTGTCCCTTATTGCGTAGTGGGCTGGAGAGCTCAAAAGCACCTCTGGGTCATAGCTCCTTATAAGGTCTTTGCGGTAGAAGTCATAAAGCACAAGCAAGCTCAAAAGCACAGACACAAGGTTAGGGAAAAACATATAAAGGGCGTATCTCCAAAAGTCTATGCCAAAGTATTGGGCGGTTATTATGTTTGTTAGGTTAGATATCACCAAGGGCAGGCTTGCAGTGTCTGATATAAAGCCAGCTCCCATAATGTAAGGAAT
This genomic stretch from Aquificaceae bacterium harbors:
- a CDS encoding twin-arginine translocase TatA/TatE family subunit — translated: MDFPELLVILAVAFIFLGPEKMVEVATKLGEFLRKVRETWDELRYQLYMESINKKIMEESKDTTPPEDESVYDLIEKEKREEVKEDNGTTRTSQDASDGASEGAKKQAD
- the tatC gene encoding twin-arginine translocase subunit TatC, with amino-acid sequence MPLTEHLRELRSRLIKSIVAFFIGTGIAFYFASQIFEILKEPVRRSYPQVELITLSPTEPLFILLKISIVFGFILSSPFILFQLWKFVEPALYPNEKKLVLPLTLVSIILFLLGGAFSYFVALPMALKFLLGIGLSQLQATPFLSVNLYISFLLKMIIGFGIAFELPVVIFLLQRAGIVSESQLKAFRKYFIVLAFVVGALIAPDVTTQVLMAIPLIILYELSLIAGKLGRRKQKETSIEVAQE
- a CDS encoding NAD-dependent epimerase/dehydratase family protein gives rise to the protein MRVLITGATGFVGRYIVKELLREGYTVGSIVRDVSKLEKLFGDAVKPYKADLEDKKALKGVFEDFKPDYLIHLVGILVEDKRKKQTFMRVHYLYSKVLYEVAKDYGRLKRVLHMSSLGTHKDAPSMYHRTKFMAEEELKRSGLSYTIMRPSLILGPEQKLFYDLWSITKFLRLFALPGGGGYLFQPVDVRDVACAFVKALILEESEGKTYELCGNRRVSFRELLEDIFDYWKRKVLLLPVPKSLMYVGGLVVERVLQPPPFSSDQMLMMWRDNICGLDPEVEKEGVEKLCGREPISYEESLRWSLEEFRRKINA
- a CDS encoding dihydroorotate dehydrogenase, with product MLDLSVELFGVRFKNPVWVASGTFGYGLEAMEIYDISRLGAVVTKGISLKPREGNAPERIAETPCGMLNSIGLQNPGVEGFLKKIYPNLEKIDTHFIANVFGETEEEYVEVCLALEDAKKVVAYELNVSCPNVKKGGMLFGHDPVVLSRLVERVKAKVKKPVLVKLSPNTGDIKGFAKVCTDAGADGLVLINTLLGMKIDTKSQRPELSTLMGGLSGPAILPIAVRMVWEVFSELGHSIPIIGVGGIYDTDSALQHILAGAVCIQVGTANFFDPYAPLKVIEGIENYMRERSIEKFTDLVGRAHRLVVRA
- the coaD gene encoding pantetheine-phosphate adenylyltransferase encodes the protein MKRAVYPGTFDPPHLGHLDIVKRAVRIFDRLVIAVARNPRKNLLFSMEERVDMFSKMVEDIEAVEVRGFDGLLVDFMKRENLEVIVRGVRLFTDFEYELQIALNNYKLAKVETVFMMPSQDYIHISSTIVRDIASYCGCLKGLVHPYVEKRLREKFGCK
- a CDS encoding RsmD family RNA methyltransferase, with the translated sequence MKKASGKQKLRPTSNLVKQAVFNMLGDIEGMLFLDLFAGTGQIGMFAEERGAEVIFVEKNPKFAEKIRQKTKGKVVVEDALRFLERANIRADVIFADPPYDYEFYDKLIELALKSLNKGGTFILEHSKKLDFSAEKKKIYGDTALSIWRKEE
- the speD gene encoding adenosylmethionine decarboxylase; translated protein: MVKALGLHILADLYGVHPDLIDRVEDVRQLLESAVKVADLTKISSHYYQFQPHGATGVVLLAESHISIHTWPEHGLATVDVYTCGDPTKAYKAMDYIIATLEPARVDKQVHERGLVGQSEADQLRSILLKV
- a CDS encoding ArsB/NhaD family transporter, producing the protein MEHCLFLHWYVYAVVYSLKRAGYTDSLTGLIHKFLSYGELTAIMGVGITSALLSALMNNLPTVMTVNISIGEAGLEPKMAEFLALANLVGTNIGPKLTPIGSLATLLWLHVLDKKGIRIGWWYYTKVGFVLTFPVLVGTLFALWVCLRYFL
- a CDS encoding ArsB/NhaD family transporter: MVICFLNCFTHNDSSALMLTPIIYSKIKYLNLPKRHIIPYIMGAGFISDTASLPLVISNLTNIITAQYFGIDFWRYALYMFFPNLVSVLLSLLVLYDFYRKDLIRSYDPEVLLSSPAHYAIRDRLVFKVGFLLIALLGSTFLLLELLNLKIPVSFVLGLCAFLLALATLKNRVVNLKEVFLFAPWNIVFFSIGMYMRWFIL